The Nocardioides sp. cx-173 genome segment CTGTGGGGCGCGGGCGGCAGCCTGGGGGCGGTGGCCTACCCCGAGTCGTACGTCGCGGCCCGCGGCGTCCTCGACCGCGAGGGCCCGAGCGCCGGTGACCTGGTGAGCCTGCCGCTGTCGAGCTATCGCCAGCCGGCCTGGAACGACGACCGCAAGGTGCTGGACCCCCTGTGGCGTTATCTGCCCTACGACTATGTCGCCAGCGACGAGCTGGTCGTCGGCGGGACGACGCTGCCGGGGGAGGACCCGCGGGTCGCCGAGGTCGCCGAGGCCCTCGCGCTCGGCACTCCCGAGGCCAGGGCGAGCGCTCTGGCGGCGGCGGGGATCGGCGTCGTGGTCGTCGACACCACGGCGGTCGGCACCGCCCCGGACGTGGCCGGGAGGGTCCTCCTCGACGGTGACCTGCGGGTGGTGGCCCTCGAGGACCCCGCCCGACCGGAGCGCCACACCTCGTGGACCATCGCGATGGTGGCCGCGTGGGCGGGGTTCCTGGGCTGCCTGGCCACGGCCGTGCTGCAGGCGGCTCGCGCACGACGCCGCGACCGGATCGAGCGCTAACCCGACGTTGGCGCTCGGCGCTGCTACGGTGTACTCCCTACCAGGAGGGCAACACGTGCTTACCAACAGCTTGGTCACTCTGATCGCGACGATGGTCGTGGGCGGCGCCGTGGGCGCGGCCGCGATCGTGGGCCTTGTCAGCAGCCAGACGGCCGCACCCGACAAGTCTCCCGCGAGCGTCGAGAAGCCCGTCATCCAGTACGGCGAGTAGCCCCCTTCTGGACGCTCAGGTCCCCTCGTCGGGGTCCTGAGCGTCGATGCGTCGTCCCTCGCAGGCCGCCAGGACCACGACGGCGAACGACTCCTGGGCATGCTCCCAGGTGTAGGAGTGGCTCATCATCAGCGCGCCCGCGCCCAGCCGGTCCCGGAGCTCCTGGTCACAGAGCAGGCGGCGAACGGCCGCGGTGAACTCGTCCTGGTCGGCCACCAGGAGTCCGGTCATCCCGTCGCGGACCGACTCCCGGGTCCCGCCGGCGGAGGCGTAGGCGACGGTGGGCGTGGCGTGCATCGCCGCCTCGCCGATCACCAGTCCCCACCCCTCCTTGATGGAGGGCAGGGCCAGCAGCCACGCCCGGGCGTAGATCTCGTGCTTGGTCAGCTCGTCCACGTGGCCGTGGAAGGTGACGATGTCCGAGGCGTCCTTCTCGACGGCGTAGGCCCGCAGGTTGGCCTCCCACCACCCGGACCCCACCGCCTGGAGGCGGATGCCCGGGAAGTCGTGGCGCAGGGCGACGACGGCGTCGATCGCGTGCTCGACCTGCTTGTGTGGGACGAGCCTGCCCACGACGGCGATCGTCGGGTAGGGCGCCTTGGTCTCGTCGACCCGCACGACACGGTCGGTCCCGTTGTGGACGATGGCGATGCGGTCGAGGTCGACCCCGAGCTCCCGCAGCTCGCCCCGGGTCGCGTGCGACACCGCCACGTACTGGGAGTGCCGGTAGAGCCACGGCGCGAAGCTGCGCTCGATCCACCAGCCCAGCCGCGCCAGTGCGGGTCCGAACAGGACGCCCCACTGCTCGCGATGGACATGGTGCACCAGCACGACCACCGGAGCGCGGGTGACGAGGCGCGAGAAGAACGGGAGCCCGTTCTGGACGTCGACGACGACGTCCACGTGACCGAGCCGGCCCAGGGCCAGCGCCAGCATGCCGCGCAGGTAGACGGTGAGCTTGGAGCCCCGTCGCACGTACTTGACCCCGTCCACGGTCTCGTCGGGCGGGGCGGCTGCATGGGCGGCGCAGAGGATCGTCACGCGGCAGCCCAGCTCGGCCAGGCCGCCGGCGACCTTCTCGAGGTAGCGCTCGGCCCCACCGCCCTCGGGGTTGCGGGTGTCGCGCCAGCTGAGGAAGACGACGTGCTTGCCTGCGAGGTCATGGAGCCGGTGCATCCGCGACACGCTAGGGCACCCGCTAGTGTGCCGCGCGTGAAGGGCATACCTCGGCGCGCCAGGTCCAGGTCGAGGAGCCGGGCCACGCTCGCGAGGTCGGTCGCGCTGCTGCGGGCGTTCCGCTACGAGCAGCCGGACCCGCCTCGCTTCTACACCGCGCTGGCCCGTGACTCGGTGGAGCAGCTGGGGGAGTACGCCGATCTCGACGGCGCGCTCCTGCTCGACGTGGGTGGTGGGCCCGGCTACTTCCGGGACGCGTTCACCGCCGCCGGAGCGCACTACCTCGCGCTCGACGCCGACGTGGGAGAGCTGTCCGGGCTCGGCGAGCTGCCGCCGGGCACCCTGCTGGGCAGCGGGATGGCCCTGCCGTTTCGCGACGGCAGCGTCGATGTCTGCTACTCCTCCAACGTCCTGGAGCACGTGAGCGACCCGTGGCTGATGGCGCAGGAGATGCTGCGGGTCACTCGACCCGGTGGCACGGTGTTCCTCAGCTACACGGTGTGGTTCGGTCCCTGGGGCGGTCACGAGACCGCTCCCTGGCACTTCCTCGGTGGCCATCGAGCACGCGCGAGGTATCGGCGCACCCATGGCCACGAGCCCAAGAACCGCTACGGCGAGTCGCTGTTCAAGGTCACGGTCGGTCAGGCGCTGCGCTGGGCCCGGAGCCAGGACCAGGCCGACGTGGTCGAGATCCTGCCCCGCTACAACCCGGCGTGGTCGTGGTGGCTGCTGCGGGTGCCTCTCGTGCGCGAGGTGGCCACCTGGAATCTCGCCGTCGTCCTGCGCAAGCGCTAGACCACCCACCGGCATGCCGGTGCGACACCCCGGCGTGGGGTGCGCTACCGTGCACCGGATTTCATTGTGACGTTCATGACGTGAGGAGACAGGTGCGCACCGTAGTTGCTCGAGTGCTGATCGCGCTCGGAGGTTTCTTGCTGGTGGCGGGCCTGGTGGCCCTCGTCTGGGCGCCGGGGGTCGTCAAGAAGACCCCCCTCGACGTGGACTCGGTGACTCACCTGTCCGGCGTCGGCGGGAAGGTCGACCTCGCCAGCGGCGAGATCGACTCGGGCCCGGTGCGGGCGTCGAGCATCACCAAGGCCGACACCGACGCCTCCGACGACGACACGGCCGTGTTCGTGAACCACTCGTGCCTGATGAAGGACGAAGGGGAGGTCCCCGACTGCCTCGACGGCGACGACGAGCGGCTCCTGAGCGCCTCCACCAGCCTGTTCGCCACGGACCGCGAGACCGCGCTGTCGGTCGACAACGGCGATTACCTCCCCGAGGACGCCGAGCAGCCCGAGGGGCTGCAGAACAAGTGGCCCTTCGACGCCGAGAAGAAGGACTACCCCTACTGGGACGGCGTTGCCGGCAAGGCCGTCGACGCGGTCTACGACCGGACCGCGGAGGTGCACGGGCTCGAGACGTACGTCTACCACGTGGTCGTGGACGAGGCACCGATCGAGGTGGCCGAGGGCGTCGAGGGTACGTACAGCAGTGACAAGGAGATCTACATCGACCCGGTCACCGGTGCCATCATCCACCAGACCGACAATCAGCAGCGCTACATCGACGGAGGCCCGCAGGCCCTGGAGCTCGAGCTCGCCTTCACCGAGGAGCAGCAGAAGACCAACGTCGACGACGCCAAGAGCAACCAGCGGACGCTGAGCCTGGTGACCGTCTGGGTGCCGATCGTGGGCATCTTCGGCGGGCTGCTGGCGCTGCTCGTCGGTGCGCTGCTCCTGCGGACCGGGCGCCGCACCGAGACCGCCTAGCAGCACCTGGCCGGGCCGCTCTTTCGCGGCAAGCCCGGTTGAGCGAACGAGAACCTCCGAGCGGGAGGTGGCCTCCGGCCACCCCGGCCCGGAGGTTCTCGCGTGCTACGCCCCTCCAGGCAGCGCCACCGGCTGCGGCTCGGAGCCGGTCAGCCGTAGATGGCGAGGACGATCATCGCCGCCCAGATCACCGCGAAGGACTGCAGGACCCGGTCCGAGAGGGCGATCTCCTCGGGCTCGCCTGCCACTCCCGCGTCGACGTCGACGGCGTAGCGGAGGACGGCCAGCACGAACGGGGCCATCGAGAGCTCGGTCCACGGGATCGGTCCGGGGACGGAGATCTCGAAGGCCCAGAGGCTGTAGGACATGATCAGGAGCGCCGCGGACGTGGACCACACGAAGCGGAGATAGGTCGCGGAGTACCTGCTGAGCGACGGCCGGGTCACCGAGCCCTCCTCGACCTCCAGGTGCAGCTCGGCGTACCTCTTGCCCGCGGCCATGTACAGCGACCCGAACGACGCGATCAGCAGGAACCACTGCGAGAGGTCGATCCCGCAGGCGACCCCACCGGCCACGGCCCGCAGCAGGAACCCGAGGGCGATGACGGCGATGTCGATCACCGGCTCGTCCTTCAGCACGAGGGAGTAGGCGACGTTGACCAGGCAGTAGGAAGCCACCACCACCGCCAGCTGCCACGACAGCGCCAAGGAGAGGCCGGTCGCCACGATCATGAGGAGGACGGCCACCCCCACCGCGATCCGTGGCGCGAGCCGGCCGGCCGCGATCGGGCGCAGCCGCTTCGTCGGGTGTGCCCGGTCCTCGACCACGTCGAGCACGTCGTTGACGAGGTAGACCGCCGAGGCCGCGAACGTGAACAGGACCACGGTGAGCAGCGTGCGCACCACCGAGTCGATGTTGTCCAGCTCGCCGGCGAACGCGGGGGCCGCGAGAACGACCAGGTTCTTGGTCCACTGCCGAGGGCGGACCGCCTGGGCGAGCGCGGGGCCGGCTGCGGGGAGCGAGGTCACGCGCGGACTATCCCACACGCCCCTGCCGCGCGTCGGGCGGCCCGACCCGCCCCACCCGATCAAACTGAAACACGTTCCAATTGGGTGTGACCTGCATTACTATGCGGCGACTGCATGTCCTTGGGAGGGGAACGCTGTGCGCAAATTTCTTGCCCCGATTCTGCTCGGTCTCGGTTGTCTGCTCCTGGTGGTGGGGCTCATGTGCCTCGCGTGGGCGCCAGGCCAAGTGAAGAAGCTGCCACTGGACGTGGTCAGCGTGACCAACCTCAGCGGCACCGTCTCGAAGCAGGGTGCGCCGGAGAGCCCCGTCAAGGTGGAGAGCATCACCAAGGTGGACTCGAGCGCCTCGGACGACGAGACCGCGGCCTGGGTGAACACCTCGTGCGTGGTGATCGACCGAGACGATCCTCCGAGCTGTGTCGACGGTGACGACGAGCGCCTGGTCAGCGCCAGCACCGACGTGTTCGCCTCCGATCGGGTCACCGCGCTGGCCGTCTCGGACTTCGAGGGTCTGCCGGAGGCCACCGAGCACGAGGGGCTGATCAACAAGTGGCCCTTCGGCGCCGAGAAGAAGGACTACGAGTACTGGGACGGGACCGCCGGGGCGGCCTTCCCGGCCGTCTACGACCGCACCGAGGACGTCGAGGGGGTCGAGTGCTACGTCTACCAGGTGGACATCAGCGACGAGGAGATCGAGGTCGCCGAGGGCGTGCCGGGCACCTACGACCAGGCGGTCGAGATCTGGGTCGAGCCGACCACCGGTGCGATCCTGCAGCAGACGCAGGACCAGCAGCGCTTCCTCGAGGACGGCACCCAGGTGCTGGATCTGAAGATCGCGTTCACCGAGGACCAGGTGAAGGAGAGCTCCTCGGACGCCAAGGACAACGTGGCCCGGCTGAACCTCATCACCAAGACGGTGCCGATCGTCGGGCTCAGTGCCGGCGCGATCCTGATCCTCGCCGGGATCCTGTTGCTCCTGGGCGCCCGCCGCGGCCGGGGCGCCTCGGCGCACACGCGGTCGGCGTGACGGCAGGCTAACCGTCGGCGCGGGCCGTCAGGTCCGCGCCGATGATCGCCGTCCCGGGCGTGAGCCGGCCGCGGACCGCGGACCAGCCGCCCCACAGGCGGTCGTGGCCCTCGGGCCACTCCGGCTCGAGCAGGGTCGTGATCGAGAAGCCGCGCCCGGCCAGGAGCGCCACCCAGTCGCCGAGCGTGCGGTGGTGCTCGACGTAGGCCACCTCGCCGGTGGCCTCGTCGACCTCGACGTACGGCGTGCGGTCCCAGTAGGACTGGCTCGCGACGAGGCCGGCCTCGGTCGGGTCGTCGGGGAACATCCACCGCGTCGGGTGGGTGATCGAGAACGCGAAGCGCCCGCCCGGTCGCAGGACCCGTGCCGTCTCGGCGACGGCGAGGTCGATCTCGCTGACGAACTGCAGCGCGCCGAACGAGCAGAACACCACGTCGAACGAGGCGTCGCGAAACGGCAGGGACGTGGCCGTGCCCAGCACCGAGGGCACCGCGATGCCCGTCTGCTCGTCGAGGCGCCGCGAGTGCTGGAGCTGGCGGTGGGAGAGGTCGAGGCCGAAGGAGCGTCCGCCCTGGCAGCGGACCCAGCGCGAGCACTGGCCGGCACCGGAGCCCACCTCGAGCACGTCCTTGCCGGAGACGTCGCCGAGGACTCTCGCCTGCTCCTCGGTGAGGCCCTCGGGGCCCCAGACGAAGCCGGCGTCGCCGAGGAACTCGCCGTGCGTCGCTTGGTACTCGTCGGCATAGCGGTCCCAGTCGGGGCCGTTGGCCGCCCGGGACTCCGCCTCGCCGACGGGCCGGCGCTCCACGCGCACCAGAGGGTGCGGCCAGTGTTCCTGCACGCCCTCACGCTATCCCCTCGGCCCCTGCGACCATGGCCGGGTGGACTCGCCTCGCTGACACCGCTGGAAGGGGGCTGGTCGGGGGAGACCTTCCTGGCCGAGGCTGCGGGGGAGCGCCAGGTCGTGCGGGTCTACGCCCGCCCGCGCCCCGGTCGCGAGCACGCCCACGAGGTGGACGCCTCCCTGCTCCGCCTGGTGCGTGGTCTGCTCCCGGTCGCCGACGTCCTCGAGGCGCGCCGCGCCGATCCCGCCTCGGGGATGCCGGCGCTGCTCGTCACCAGCATGCTGCCGGGTGAGCGGGGCGACCTGGTCCTGCCGCGCCTGGACGACGAGGGCCTGGCGCGGCTCGGGCGGGCGGTGGGCGAGGTGGTGGCGACGCTGGGCGGCATCGCGATGCTGCGCCCGGGCGCCTTCGTCGACGGCGACCTCACCCTGGGTGACCTGGGGGCGCCCGACGGGCTCCCCGAGTGGGTCGCCGCCCACGAGGACGCGCTGGCGCACTGGCCCCAGCGGGAGCTGCAGGGGCTGCGGGAGGTGGCCCTCGATGCCCAGGCGCTGTTGGACACGGTCGCCCGCACCTGCCTCGTGCACGGCGACCTCAACCCCAAGAACCTGCTCGTCGATCCTGGGTCGCTCGCCGTGACGGGGGTGGTGGATTGGGAGTACGCCCACGCGGGCCATCCGTTCACCGACCTGGGCAACGTGCTCCGGTTCGACCGGCAGCCGGCGTACGTCGAGGCCGTGCTGGGCGTCTACACCGACCGGCTCGGAGCTGCGCCGCACGCCGCGCTCGCGCTGGCGCGGGCGGCCGACCTCTGGGCCCTCGTCGATCTCGCGGGACGGCGCGCGGAGAACCCCGTCGCCGCGCGAGCCGAGCGCCTGCTGCGCGCCGTCGCCCGGAGCGGGGACCTGCACGCCGAGGCCGGCGGGCGCGAGGAGTGAAGCAGGTGCAGGTGCTCGAGCGGGCCGGCCTGGTGCTCACGCGCAAGGTCGGTCGGCAGCGGCTCTGCTACCTCAACCCCGTGCCGTTGCTCGACCTGGCCCGGCAGTGGACCACGGACTTCTCGGCCGGCTGGGCGCACCAGCTCATCGGCCTA includes the following:
- a CDS encoding glycosyltransferase family 4 protein, yielding MHRLHDLAGKHVVFLSWRDTRNPEGGGAERYLEKVAGGLAELGCRVTILCAAHAAAPPDETVDGVKYVRRGSKLTVYLRGMLALALGRLGHVDVVVDVQNGLPFFSRLVTRAPVVVLVHHVHREQWGVLFGPALARLGWWIERSFAPWLYRHSQYVAVSHATRGELRELGVDLDRIAIVHNGTDRVVRVDETKAPYPTIAVVGRLVPHKQVEHAIDAVVALRHDFPGIRLQAVGSGWWEANLRAYAVEKDASDIVTFHGHVDELTKHEIYARAWLLALPSIKEGWGLVIGEAAMHATPTVAYASAGGTRESVRDGMTGLLVADQDEFTAAVRRLLCDQELRDRLGAGALMMSHSYTWEHAQESFAVVVLAACEGRRIDAQDPDEGT
- a CDS encoding class I SAM-dependent methyltransferase; translated protein: MKGIPRRARSRSRSRATLARSVALLRAFRYEQPDPPRFYTALARDSVEQLGEYADLDGALLLDVGGGPGYFRDAFTAAGAHYLALDADVGELSGLGELPPGTLLGSGMALPFRDGSVDVCYSSNVLEHVSDPWLMAQEMLRVTRPGGTVFLSYTVWFGPWGGHETAPWHFLGGHRARARYRRTHGHEPKNRYGESLFKVTVGQALRWARSQDQADVVEILPRYNPAWSWWLLRVPLVREVATWNLAVVLRKR
- a CDS encoding DUF3068 domain-containing protein, with amino-acid sequence MLIALGGFLLVAGLVALVWAPGVVKKTPLDVDSVTHLSGVGGKVDLASGEIDSGPVRASSITKADTDASDDDTAVFVNHSCLMKDEGEVPDCLDGDDERLLSASTSLFATDRETALSVDNGDYLPEDAEQPEGLQNKWPFDAEKKDYPYWDGVAGKAVDAVYDRTAEVHGLETYVYHVVVDEAPIEVAEGVEGTYSSDKEIYIDPVTGAIIHQTDNQQRYIDGGPQALELELAFTEEQQKTNVDDAKSNQRTLSLVTVWVPIVGIFGGLLALLVGALLLRTGRRTETA
- a CDS encoding decaprenyl-phosphate phosphoribosyltransferase, which codes for MTSLPAAGPALAQAVRPRQWTKNLVVLAAPAFAGELDNIDSVVRTLLTVVLFTFAASAVYLVNDVLDVVEDRAHPTKRLRPIAAGRLAPRIAVGVAVLLMIVATGLSLALSWQLAVVVASYCLVNVAYSLVLKDEPVIDIAVIALGFLLRAVAGGVACGIDLSQWFLLIASFGSLYMAAGKRYAELHLEVEEGSVTRPSLSRYSATYLRFVWSTSAALLIMSYSLWAFEISVPGPIPWTELSMAPFVLAVLRYAVDVDAGVAGEPEEIALSDRVLQSFAVIWAAMIVLAIYG
- a CDS encoding DUF3068 domain-containing protein encodes the protein MLSSSPANAGAARTTRFLVHCRGRTAWASAGPAAGSEVTRGLSHTPLPRVGRPDPPHPIKLKHVPIGCDLHYYAATACPWEGNAVRKFLAPILLGLGCLLLVVGLMCLAWAPGQVKKLPLDVVSVTNLSGTVSKQGAPESPVKVESITKVDSSASDDETAAWVNTSCVVIDRDDPPSCVDGDDERLVSASTDVFASDRVTALAVSDFEGLPEATEHEGLINKWPFGAEKKDYEYWDGTAGAAFPAVYDRTEDVEGVECYVYQVDISDEEIEVAEGVPGTYDQAVEIWVEPTTGAILQQTQDQQRFLEDGTQVLDLKIAFTEDQVKESSSDAKDNVARLNLITKTVPIVGLSAGAILILAGILLLLGARRGRGASAHTRSA
- a CDS encoding class I SAM-dependent methyltransferase, translating into MQEHWPHPLVRVERRPVGEAESRAANGPDWDRYADEYQATHGEFLGDAGFVWGPEGLTEEQARVLGDVSGKDVLEVGSGAGQCSRWVRCQGGRSFGLDLSHRQLQHSRRLDEQTGIAVPSVLGTATSLPFRDASFDVVFCSFGALQFVSEIDLAVAETARVLRPGGRFAFSITHPTRWMFPDDPTEAGLVASQSYWDRTPYVEVDEATGEVAYVEHHRTLGDWVALLAGRGFSITTLLEPEWPEGHDRLWGGWSAVRGRLTPGTAIIGADLTARADG
- a CDS encoding phosphotransferase family protein; its protein translation is MFLHALTLSPRPLRPWPGGLASLTPLEGGWSGETFLAEAAGERQVVRVYARPRPGREHAHEVDASLLRLVRGLLPVADVLEARRADPASGMPALLVTSMLPGERGDLVLPRLDDEGLARLGRAVGEVVATLGGIAMLRPGAFVDGDLTLGDLGAPDGLPEWVAAHEDALAHWPQRELQGLREVALDAQALLDTVARTCLVHGDLNPKNLLVDPGSLAVTGVVDWEYAHAGHPFTDLGNVLRFDRQPAYVEAVLGVYTDRLGAAPHAALALARAADLWALVDLAGRRAENPVAARAERLLRAVARSGDLHAEAGGREE